The Streptomyces sp. TLI_105 DNA segment ACCGCCCGCCCGTACGTCACCGACGACTACTTCGACGACGCGCGCTTCCAGCACACCCGGACCATCGACACGGCCGTACGGGACGAGGGCCTCGTCGCCATCCTCGGCGTGCCGCTCAGCCTCGGCAGCCAGGTCATCGGCGTGCTGTTCGCCGCCGACCGCAGGGCCAGGGTCTTCGAGCGCGAACAGGTCGCGCTGCTCGGCTCCTTCGCCGCGCACGCCGCCGTCGCCATCGACACCGCCAACCTGCTCGCCGAGACCCGCTCGGCCCTCGCCGAGCTGGAGCGGGCCAACGACATCATCCGCGAGCACAGCGGCGTCATCGAGAGGGCCTCCGAGGTCCACGACCGGCTCTCCGAACTGGTCCTGCACGGCGGCGGCGTCCACGACGTCGCCGACGCCGTCTCCGAGGTCCTCGGTGGCACCGTCGAGTTCACCGAGGCGGGCGCCGGCTCCGCCCGCCGCGCCGGGGGCCACGCGGTCCGCGAGGGCGACGACTGGGTGGCCGCCGTGTCGGCCGGCGGCGAGACCCTGGGCGCCCTCGTGCTCCACGGCCAGCCCGACCTCGACCCCGTCGACCAGCGCACCCTGGAGCGCGCCGCCCTCGTCACCTCCCTGCTGCTGCTCGCCCGCCGCTCGGCCGGCGAGGCCGAGCAGCGGGTGCGCGGCGAGCTCCTCGACGACCTCCTCGACGCCCCCGACCGGGACCGCCGGCTGCTCCGCGAGCGCGCCGCCCGGCTCCGTACGGACAGCGAGGCACCGCACGTCGTGCTCGCCGCCCGCATCGACCGGGCCGCCGGGGACGCCTCCGAAACCGACGCCGGAGGCCGCGAGAGCGCCGACCGCCAGCGCCTGTGGTCGGCCGCCTCGCACCTGGCCGCCACCCGGCACGGGCTCGCCTCGGCCCGCGACGGCGGGACGGTCCTGCTGCTGCCGCTCGGCCCGGGGGAGAGCGCCGCCGACCTCGCCCGCCAGACCGCCCGGAGCCTCGGCGGCACCCTGCGCGAGCCGGTCACCGTCGGTGCCTCCGCGCCCGTACGGACGCTCCTCGACCGCCCGGACCAGGTCGCCGTCGCGTACCAGGAGGCCCGCCGCTGCCTGGACGCGCTCGTCCTGTTGCACCGCTCGGGACAGGGCGCGGCCGCCGAGGACCTCGGCTTCCTCGGCCTGCTCCTCGCCGACGGCCGGGACATCGACGGCTTCGTGGGCCGGACGATCGGTCAGGTCGTCGCGTACGACCGGCGGCGCGGCACCGAGCTGGTCCGCACCCTGGACGCCTACTTCGCCAGCGGCATGAGCCCGGCCCGCACCAAGGACGAACTCCACGTCCACGTCAACACGGTGGCCCAGCGCCTGGAGCGCGTCGGCCGGCTGCTCGGCCCCGACTGGCAGTCCCCGGCCCGCGCCCTGGAGATCCAGCTCGCCCTGCGCCTGCACGCCCTGTCGGACGCGGTCACGGGCAGGTGACGCACGGAGGCCCTGTGTCCCGCTCCTGTCGAGCGGGGCACAGGGCCTTCCGGGTCCTCCTGGGATCAGGCGTCGGCGCGGACCCGGGCGTCCTCGGGGCTGCGGTCGTCGATCTCGCCGAGGTCCCGGTCGCGGGTCTCGCGGGCGGCGGCGATCGCGACGACGGTGAGCAGCGCGGCGGCGATCACGTACAGGGCGATCGGGGTCGAGCTGCCGTAGTCGGCGAGGAGCGCGGTCGCGATGAGCGGCGCGGGGGCGCCGGCGGCCACGGAGGAGAACTGGGCGCCGATGGAGGCGCCGGAGTAGCGCATCCGGGTCGCGAACATCTCGGAGAAGAAGGCCGCCTGCGGCGCGTACATCGCACCGTGCAGGACCAGACCGACCGTGACGGCGAGCAGCAGGGAGCCGAAGCCGCCGTGGTCGATCAGCAGGAAGAAGGGGAACATCCAGGCGCCGACGCCGACCGCGCCGATCAGGTAGACCGGGCGGCGGCCGATCCGGTCGGAGAGCGCGCCCCAGGCGGGGATGACGGCGAAGTGGACGGCGGAGGCGACGAGGACGGCGTTCAGCGCGGTCTGCTTGCTCAGGCCGACCTGCGTGGTCGCGTACACGAGGATGAACGCGGTGATGACGTAGTACGAGATGTTCTCCGCCATGCGGGCGCCCATCGCGATCAGCACGTCCCGCCAGTGGTGCTTGAGGACCGCGACCAGCGGCATCTTCTCGACCTGCCCGGCGACCGCCTTGCGCTCCTCGGCGGCGGCGAGCGCCGCCTTGAAGACCGGCGACTCGTCGACCGAGAGCCGGATCCACAGGCCGACGACCACCAGGACGCCGGAGAGCAGGAAGGGAACGCGCCAGCCCCAGGAGGCGAAGGCGGCGTCCGAGAGCAGCGCGGTCAGCGCGGACAGCACACCGGTCGCGAGCAGCTGGCCGGCCGGCGCCCCGGTCTGCGGCCAGGAGGCCCAGAACCCGCGCCGCTTCGCGTCGCCGTGCTCGGACACGAGCAGGACGGCCCCGCCCCACTCACCGCCGAGCGCGAAGCCCTGCACGAGCCGCAGCGCCGTGAGCAGCACCGGAGCGGCGGACCCGACGGTCGCGTACGTCGGCAGCAGGCCGATCGCGAACGTCGCCCCGCCCATCATGAGCAGGCTCAGCACCAGCAGCTTCTTCCGCCCGAGCCGGTCCCCGTAGTGCCCGAAGACGAGCGCGCCGAGCGGCCGCGCGGCGAACCCGACCGCGTAGGTCAGGAACGACAGCAGCGTCCCGACCAGCGGATCGGACTCGGGGAAGAACAGCTTGTTGAACACCAGCGCGGCGGCCGACCCGTAGAGGAAGAAGTCGTACCACTCGATGGTCGTGCCGATGAGGCTGGCGGCGACGATGCGCTTGAGGGAACCGGGTGGTGTGGGGGAGGGAGTTGCGGCGGCCATGTGCACCACTTCCAGGCAGGTACGGGGACGTTTCGGTGTCGCCACACCGTAGGAAGACGCAGGTCAGGGGCGTATGTGGTGGGACACCATAGTTCGACGCCCTCACATGCGCCCAGCCGCCATGGCCCTCCTTCGTGGCCCCGCGGAGTCCTGCGGAGCGGCCGCATCAGCGCCTGTCCGTGTGGCACTGATGGGGGATGATATGAGGTCACCGTGCTGACTCCCGTGCTGGTTTCGTGCTGACTAAAACCCCATGTCAGCACCCGTGTTCACCTCTCCCGTGCTGACTTGGTGCCGACTACGGAGAGCGGAACCCGCACACATGGGACGGACCGGGCACGGTCGTCACAGCAGCGGTCGGCGTCATTCCACTACGGAATCATCGAAGCCCTCACCGAAGCAGGGCTCACGTGCTGGGCCGACAAGGCGTGCCAAGGCGCCGGCGGGCCCGTCCGAGTACCGTTTCGCGGTCGCCGCCTCAGGGGAGGGCAGCGCCGCCACCACACCATCCACGCCAAGATCCGCTGCCTGGGCGAGCGGGCCACGGCCACCCTGAAAGGCCGGCGCCTCCTGCGGAAGCCCCGCTGCGGCCCCCACCGCATCACCGACCTGGTGAAGGCCGTGCTCGTCCTTCACCACGCATCAGCGTGAGGTGGGAAAACGCTCACTCTCACGGCATACCTGACCGGACCGGTGAACGGCACGGTGGATCCCGACGGGCTCCCGCCGGACTTCCCCGGGAGCAATCCGACGGTCGAGCCGTGGATCCAGCTGATCCATGAGGCCGGCCCGTCCACAGGACGGGCCGGCCTTGGCTTTCCCGGCATGGGTGCGCTGGGCGGCCACCCTTCCGGCAGGTCGGCCGCCGGCACACGATTCGACCCCACCCGACTCCTCGCGGCCGAACTGGACGACCTGCTGAAGCACTGAGCTCCGCCCACCTGGGGTACGGCTCGCCAGGCTGCCGCATCCGCGTCAGGAGGGGAGCCACGTCCGCCAGGTGGCCTCGTTCTCCTTCACCCAGCGGCCCGCCGCTTCCTGTGGCGACAGTTTCTGCTCCGCGATCATCAGGGAGACGTCGTTCTGCATCGCGGTCGTCCACCGGAACTTCTTCAGGAAGGCGGCGGCGTCGCCTCCGCCCTCCGCGAAGCGGGCGTTGAGGAACTTCTGGAGCGGCGTGTGCGGATACGCGCAGGCCACCTTCTCCGGGTCGGAGTCGCAGCCCTCCTCGTAGGCGGGCAGCTTCACCTCCGTCATCGGCACCTTCTCGAACAGCCACTGGGGCTGGTACCAGTAGGTCAGGAACGGCTTCTTCTCCTTGGCGAACTGCCTGATCTGCGTGATCTGCGCCGCCTCCGAGCCCGCGAACACGACGTGGTAGTCGAGGTCCAGGTTGTTCACGAGCGCCTTGTCGTTCGTCACGTACGACGGGGAGCCGTCCAGCAGCTGGCCCTTGCCTCCGCTCTCCGCGGTGCGGAACTCCTCCGCGTACTTGTTCAGGTTCTTCCAGTCGGTGACGTCCGGGTGCTGCTCGGCGAAGTACGTCGGCACGAACCAGCCGATGTGGCCGGTCACACCGAGATCGCCGCCCCGCTCGATCGTCCCCTTGTCGTCGATGTACCGCTTCTCCTGCTCCGGGTGGCCCCAGTCCTCCAGGATGGCGTCCACCCGGCCCTGGCTGAGCGCGTCCCAGGCGGGCACCTCGTCGATCTGGACGGTGTCCACCCGGTAGCCGAGCTCGTGCTCCAGCAGGTACTGGGCGACGGCTACGTTGGCCTGCGCTCCCACCCACGACTGCACGGAGAGGGTCACCGTGCGGGAGCCCTTGGCGTCGGCGTACGGGGAGGCCTGCTGCGTCATGTCGGCGGCGCCGCAGCCGGTGAGGGCCGTCAGGCCGACGGCGGCCGCGAGTGCGGCGAAGCGTGTGCGAGCCATGTCAGGCCCCCTTTCCGGCGAGGTCGCGGCGTTCCGTGGGCTGGGTGACGCGGTCGAGCATCAGCCCGAGGCAGACGATCGCGGCACCGGCGACCAGACCGGTCGCGAGGTCGCCCTGGGCGAGGCCGAAGACCGCGTCGTAACCCAGTGCGCCGCCGCCCACGAGGCCGCCGATGACGACGACCGCGAGGACCAGCACCACGCCCTGGTTGACGGCGAGCAGCAGCGCGGGCCGGGCCAGCGGCAGCTGGACCTGGAGCAGTTGCTGCCGTCCGGTCGCGCCCAGCGAGCGCGAGGACTCCAGGGCGGCCGGGTCCACCGCGCGCACCCCCTGGGCCGTGATCCGTACCACCGCGGGCAGCGCGTAGACCACGGCGGCCGCGACCGCCGGGGCGCGGCCCACGCCGAACAGGGCGACCACGGGGATCAGGTACACGAACTGCGGCAGCGTCTGGAAGACGTCGAGCACCGGACGGAGCGCGCGGCCCAGCCGGGTGCTGCGGGCCGCGGCGACCCCGAGGGCGACTCCGAGCAGCAGCGTCACGGCCACGGCCGCCAGGACCTGGGACAGCGTGTCGAGCGCCGGGTCCCAGACGCCGAGCACGCCGATCACGCCCATCGCGAGGACGGCGGTGGCCGCGGTGCGCCAGGTGCCGATGAGCAGGGCGAGCGCGCCGACGGTCAGCAGCACCGCCCACCAGGGCAGCCACTGCAGTCCGTCGCGCAGGGGGTTGAGGACCCAGGTGGTGAACCGCCCCGCCCAGTCGGCGGTACCACCGACGACGGGCACGCCGGAGTAGAGGTGGTCGGTCATCCAGTCGACGGCCCCGTTGACGGGCTCGGCGACGTCCATCGTCCACGCGTCGGGCCAGGAGAGCCGGTCGGACAGGCGGCCCCCGAGGGCGACGGCGGCGGTCACCACGAGGGCGACGGCCCAGCCGAGTCCGGCACGGCGGACCGGAGCCGCACCGATCCGCTCTCCCGCCGCGGCGGTGACCCGGTCCAGGACGATGGCGAGCAGCACGATCGGCACACCGGCGGCAAGCGCGGCACCGACGTCGACGGAGGCCAGCGCCTGGTAGACGCGGTCGCCGAGGCCGCCCGCACCGATGACGGACGCGATCACGGCCATTCCCAGGGCCATCATGATCGACTGGTTGACGCCGAGCAGGAGTTCCTTGCGGGCCAGCGGCAGCCGGGCGGTCAGCAGCCGCTGCCTCCCGGTGGCACCGAGGGACGCGGCGGCCTCCATGACGCCGGCGTCCGCGCCGCGGAGCCCGAGCGCGGTGAGCCGGGCCATGGGCGGGGCGGCGTAGACGACGGTCGCGAGTACGGCCGCGGGCACGCCGATGCCGAAGACCAGGACGACGGGCAGCAGATACGCGAAGGCCGGCAGCGCCTGCATGGTGTCGAGCACCGGGCGCAGGATCCGGTGCATACGGTCCGACAGCCCGGCGGCGAGCCCGAGGAGACCACCGAGCAGCACGGACGCGGCAACGGCGACCACCATGAGGGCGAGCGTCTGCATGGTGGGCACCCACATGCCGAGCAGTCCGCACACGGCGAAGGCGGCGACGGAGGTCAGCGCGAGCCGTACGCCCGCGACGCGCCAGGCCACCAGGCCGGCGGCGGCGGTGACGCCGGCCCACCCGACGGCGAGCAGCAGCAGGTACACCGCGCGGACCGAGACGACCACGGTGTTGCTGACGTGGCCGAGGAAGTAGAGGAACAGCGGATGGCCGTCGCGGTTGTCGATGATCCAGTCGCTGGTGCGGTCGAGCGGCCCGGACACGTCGACGGCGAGCCGGGCCGGCCAGCCGCCGCCGCCCAGGAGCACCGCACCCAGGACGAGCGCGACGGCCGTGCCGGCGCCGATCAGCCGGCCGCGGTGCCGCACGAGCGCGCGCAGCGCGGCGGTCCTGGTGTCAACGGCTCCGGCGTTACCGGTTCCGGCCTTGCCGGCGGTCGTGCGGCCGGGAGGAGCAGGTGTGACGGTGACGGTCATCGGCCCCACCGCCCCGCGCCGCGCGTCCGCTCTCCTACGGCGTCGGCACCGGTCGTGCCGCACGGCGGCGGCCAGGTCGTATGGGAGTACATCAGGCCACCGCCTTCCCCGCCGCGGCCGGGGCCCCGGCGACGACACCGAGGAGTCCCGCGTGGTCGACCACGCCGAGGCACCGCCCGTCCTCGACGACCCGCGCGTTCTCACCCGTACGGGCAACGGCTTCGATGGCCTCGTGGACGGTGGCGCCGGGGGCGAGCGCGGGGCCGGTCTCTCGCTCGTCGGCGAGCGCGGGGCGCATCGCCGAGCGGACGGTCAGCACCTGCTCGCGCGGCACGTCCCGGACGAAGTCCCTGACGTAGTCGTCGGCGGGGGCGCCCACGATCTCCTCCGGTGTGCCGAGCTGTACGATCCGGCCGTCGCGCATCAGCGCGATGCGGTCGCCGAGCTTCAGTGCCTCGCTCAGGTCGTGCGTGATGAAGACCATCGTGCGTCCCTCCTCCCGGTGCAGACGGACGACCTCCTCCTGCATCTCACGGCGGATGAGGGGGTCCAGTGCGCTGAACGGCTCGTCGAACAGGAGGACTTCGGGGTCCACGGCGAGCGCGCGGGCCAGTCCGACCCGCTGTTGCTGGCCGCCGGACAACTGGCCCGGCCTGCGTTGCTCCATGCCGCCCAGGCCGACCTTGGCGACGAACTCCGCCGCCCGCTCGCGCCGTTCAGCGCGCCCCACGCCCTGGATCTCGAGCCCGTACGCGACGTTGTCGAGCACCGTCCGGTGCGGCAGCAGCCCGAAGTGCTGGAAGACCATCGCCGCCCGGTGCCGACGCAGCTCGCGGAGCCGGCCGGAGTCCATGGACAGCACGTCCTCGCCGTCGATGGAGATCGTTCCCGAGGTCGGCTCGATGAGCCGGGTCAGGCAGCGTACGAGCGTCGACTTGCCTGAGCCCGACAGGCCCATGACGACGAAGACCTCACCCTTGCGGACGTCGAAGGAGACGTCGCGGACGGCGGCGGTGCAGCCGGTGCGCTCGCGCAGTTCGGCGGCGCCGAGGGAGGCGAGTTCCTGGTCGGCGGGCACGCGCTCGGCCTTCGTGCCGAAGACCTTCCACAGGCCGCGTACGGAGAAGACGGGGTCCGCGGGGCTCTGCGACGGCGTCGTGGTGAGCGGCGGAGTGTGGGGGGTGTTCATCGGGTGGTGCCTCCCAGCAGGTCGGCGCATTTCTCGCCGACCATGAGCACGCCGATCATGGGGTTGACGGCGGTCATGGTCGGGAAGACGGACGCGTCGGCGATCCGGATGCCGTCGAGGCCCCGGATCCTCAGGTCGGGTGCGACGACGGCGAGTTCGTCGTCGACGGCGCCCATACGGCAGGTGCCGGCAGGGTGGTAGACGGTGTGCGCGACCTGCCGTGCATAGGCGCTGAGTTCCTCGTCCGAGGTGATCTCGGGCCCCGGGCACACCTCGCGCTTCAGCCATCCGGCCAGCGGTTCGCTCGCCGCGATCCGCCGGGCGATACGGATCCCGTCGACGAGGGTCCGGCCGTCGTAGTCGTCCTCGTCGGTGAAGTACCGGAAGTCGAGAGCGGGCTTGACCTCGGGGTCGGCGCTCGTCAGGTAGAGCCGGCCGCGGCTGCGCGGCTTGGGGATGTTCGGGGTCATCGACACGCCGTGCGCAGGCCGTTCGTAGCCCAGCCGCTCGGGATTGTCGGTGAAGGGGATCTGGTAGAAGTGGAA contains these protein-coding regions:
- a CDS encoding GAF domain-containing protein — protein: MSHEHVSYLELLARGAGTEAYDRPVLLARASGAGPEALAELEEAKQLALRVRAELEGRRRREAELSALFATAHDLAGLRDLDAVLRAIVQRARSLLGTEVAYLSLNDPTAGDTYMRVTEGSVSARFQQLRLGMGEGLGGLVAQTARPYVTDDYFDDARFQHTRTIDTAVRDEGLVAILGVPLSLGSQVIGVLFAADRRARVFEREQVALLGSFAAHAAVAIDTANLLAETRSALAELERANDIIREHSGVIERASEVHDRLSELVLHGGGVHDVADAVSEVLGGTVEFTEAGAGSARRAGGHAVREGDDWVAAVSAGGETLGALVLHGQPDLDPVDQRTLERAALVTSLLLLARRSAGEAEQRVRGELLDDLLDAPDRDRRLLRERAARLRTDSEAPHVVLAARIDRAAGDASETDAGGRESADRQRLWSAASHLAATRHGLASARDGGTVLLLPLGPGESAADLARQTARSLGGTLREPVTVGASAPVRTLLDRPDQVAVAYQEARRCLDALVLLHRSGQGAAAEDLGFLGLLLADGRDIDGFVGRTIGQVVAYDRRRGTELVRTLDAYFASGMSPARTKDELHVHVNTVAQRLERVGRLLGPDWQSPARALEIQLALRLHALSDAVTGR
- a CDS encoding MFS transporter, translated to MAAATPSPTPPGSLKRIVAASLIGTTIEWYDFFLYGSAAALVFNKLFFPESDPLVGTLLSFLTYAVGFAARPLGALVFGHYGDRLGRKKLLVLSLLMMGGATFAIGLLPTYATVGSAAPVLLTALRLVQGFALGGEWGGAVLLVSEHGDAKRRGFWASWPQTGAPAGQLLATGVLSALTALLSDAAFASWGWRVPFLLSGVLVVVGLWIRLSVDESPVFKAALAAAEERKAVAGQVEKMPLVAVLKHHWRDVLIAMGARMAENISYYVITAFILVYATTQVGLSKQTALNAVLVASAVHFAVIPAWGALSDRIGRRPVYLIGAVGVGAWMFPFFLLIDHGGFGSLLLAVTVGLVLHGAMYAPQAAFFSEMFATRMRYSGASIGAQFSSVAAGAPAPLIATALLADYGSSTPIALYVIAAALLTVVAIAAARETRDRDLGEIDDRSPEDARVRADA
- a CDS encoding ABC transporter substrate-binding protein translates to MARTRFAALAAAVGLTALTGCGAADMTQQASPYADAKGSRTVTLSVQSWVGAQANVAVAQYLLEHELGYRVDTVQIDEVPAWDALSQGRVDAILEDWGHPEQEKRYIDDKGTIERGGDLGVTGHIGWFVPTYFAEQHPDVTDWKNLNKYAEEFRTAESGGKGQLLDGSPSYVTNDKALVNNLDLDYHVVFAGSEAAQITQIRQFAKEKKPFLTYWYQPQWLFEKVPMTEVKLPAYEEGCDSDPEKVACAYPHTPLQKFLNARFAEGGGDAAAFLKKFRWTTAMQNDVSLMIAEQKLSPQEAAGRWVKENEATWRTWLPS
- a CDS encoding ABC transporter permease subunit — its product is MTVTVTPAPPGRTTAGKAGTGNAGAVDTRTAALRALVRHRGRLIGAGTAVALVLGAVLLGGGGWPARLAVDVSGPLDRTSDWIIDNRDGHPLFLYFLGHVSNTVVVSVRAVYLLLLAVGWAGVTAAAGLVAWRVAGVRLALTSVAAFAVCGLLGMWVPTMQTLALMVVAVAASVLLGGLLGLAAGLSDRMHRILRPVLDTMQALPAFAYLLPVVLVFGIGVPAAVLATVVYAAPPMARLTALGLRGADAGVMEAAASLGATGRQRLLTARLPLARKELLLGVNQSIMMALGMAVIASVIGAGGLGDRVYQALASVDVGAALAAGVPIVLLAIVLDRVTAAAGERIGAAPVRRAGLGWAVALVVTAAVALGGRLSDRLSWPDAWTMDVAEPVNGAVDWMTDHLYSGVPVVGGTADWAGRFTTWVLNPLRDGLQWLPWWAVLLTVGALALLIGTWRTAATAVLAMGVIGVLGVWDPALDTLSQVLAAVAVTLLLGVALGVAAARSTRLGRALRPVLDVFQTLPQFVYLIPVVALFGVGRAPAVAAAVVYALPAVVRITAQGVRAVDPAALESSRSLGATGRQQLLQVQLPLARPALLLAVNQGVVLVLAVVVIGGLVGGGALGYDAVFGLAQGDLATGLVAGAAIVCLGLMLDRVTQPTERRDLAGKGA
- a CDS encoding glycine betaine/L-proline ABC transporter ATP-binding protein, with the translated sequence MNTPHTPPLTTTPSQSPADPVFSVRGLWKVFGTKAERVPADQELASLGAAELRERTGCTAAVRDVSFDVRKGEVFVVMGLSGSGKSTLVRCLTRLIEPTSGTISIDGEDVLSMDSGRLRELRRHRAAMVFQHFGLLPHRTVLDNVAYGLEIQGVGRAERRERAAEFVAKVGLGGMEQRRPGQLSGGQQQRVGLARALAVDPEVLLFDEPFSALDPLIRREMQEEVVRLHREEGRTMVFITHDLSEALKLGDRIALMRDGRIVQLGTPEEIVGAPADDYVRDFVRDVPREQVLTVRSAMRPALADERETGPALAPGATVHEAIEAVARTGENARVVEDGRCLGVVDHAGLLGVVAGAPAAAGKAVA